The DNA window ATGACAGCCGCGTCCCGTCGGCCCGCCTCAGCCCGCGTGCAGCGCTCCTCCAGGCCTCGCCAGGGTTTGATGTTATTACAGGCGCAGTGTTCAGCAGAGGCTCCGTGCTGAGGTGATCTCGGAGAGCCGCGCACGGAGCCgagagagcagacagaggaaaatGGTCATTCAAGAGCCATCAGAGCACAACAGGACTCGCGTTCACGCAGCCGAGGCAAAGACGGAGCCTCTTCCTGTGGTGTAACTTAGTCGTTTATTTTAATTCCAcaaatttttcaaaaaaattacaaaatacTCGAATGGAGAGAACACAGGACTCACAATTTTTCTTATTATTTCTACTTTTTGTTTACATTGTGTCATCCCATGGCGACTACTCATATATACAATAAGCTTCAAGATaccagtatatatataaatcttaGCAGTCAGAATTTACATTCTGCTTTTGCCGCTTTGAAACAAGAAGCTAAACCATTGACAACACTTAACATCAAAGGGCTTGAAGacacaaaagaggaaatgaaggcggggggggaggggggagcttGGAAAGAGACGGAAATGGGTTTTAAGTGAGGTGGCGAAAACAGCGACAGGTTCTTGTCAGAGAGTCAAAGACTTtttggaggggtgggggtgggggggggggtttacaagtgttttaaatgtaaattttagTGCTCCGTGGGTAGATATGGTCGCTTTAAAATCAAGTACAGTCTCTTCATTTGGttaaaagaaagattttttttttttaaaaaggccatCTGTAAATATCCACGAGACTTGAATCACCTCAGGTCAGGGATGAGAGCAGAGCTCGTGTCATGGCTACAAAACGTAAAAATtagaattaaaaaagaagcttgTGCACTGCTAGGACAGGAAAACGGGACTTGTAACAGTCtgtggcacacaaacacaccgagcgccccccctcccccgctctaGTGTCACAGTGAATATCGTTACAGCCTCGTGGAGGACGGCTCGGTCGGATACGAGCCTGGCAACAAAGGCCGGGGCCGGGCCAGGCGCGCGACGCTGACCTTTAAAACAATCCTAAAGTCCTGAGCGGCTCCTGTTACAGCGAACCACCTTTAAATCCAAGTCCGGACCGTTTAAAAGGCCTTGAAACATGTCTTGTGTTGTTTGTGGTGGTCGCTGCTAAAGTCATTCTCTGTGAAAACAAAGTTAAGGACTATCACTCGGGATGTGAGGATAAAACCagtgaatttaaaaacaaacaaacgctcGTTCAGTGCAAAAGTTCGTTTTTCTCGTTTGGACGCCTGGTTTCAGCGTGCACTGCCACGGAAACCTCTTCAAGTGATTCGAATCCCGAGCGTGGACATTCTGACGAACCTGCTGCgtgctggaggtgtgtgtgtgtgtgtgtgtgtgaagtggaTGAAGGTTTACATAGTGTCTGCTGGACTGGGGCTAACACGGTGACGTCAGAGGACCGGAACCGCTAAGCTCTCGCAATCGGCTCATGTAATGCCACGGCGCTCCCCTCTGAAACAAGGGATAATGCTGCAAAACAATTATACTGGAGGCTGAAACGACTTGGTTTGGAGTCCACacctaataataatattaattataataataattatatgtTTATATATACTATTTACAGACTCAAAAATGCCATGCTGTAGCTTTTCTTAGAATTATGAAAAACCTCCAACAacgtattaaaataaatgtcgaCTTTAAAGATAGCACTTGTTATTTCTCCATATACGGCCTGACCggttcttttttcctgttgaTAAGCACAGTGTCGTGTTCTAGCAcctacaaaagaaaaacatcagggAAGCTTGACATGCAGGAGCCTTGAAGACGTCACTACTGGCTATATACCAAAGGTGTCTTGAAATGTCACCGtctcaaagaaataaaaaaaaacatggaaaaaagaaaaagtcctcGGCAGGAACAGAATCAGATATTAGCAGAGTTCTCAGATGATCCACTTGGCTTGGTTCTGTCCTGACTGTAATGTCTGTAACAACTTCCCGCGTCCTGCTTCCCTTGACTGGTTACAGCTGCTTGTCGCTCTCCTTCTTCAGCCGGCTGCAAGGCAAAACATCAGCGGGGGTTAAACCGTCAGCGGGTGCAGGGGCCGGCTCGCTGCTCCAGCCTTTATTACTACCTGTAGTAGTCCTCCTGGCCTGGCAGCGGTCCTCCATGCATGGGGTGGTGGCCGTGGAGCCACTGCTGCTCCATGGCCagcctctggagctctgctGACTGGGCGTGCATGGCCTGCAgttggtgtgctgctgacatgGGGGGCGGCAGACCTCCTGGGAGCTCCCGGGGATACGGAGTACCTGGACGAGACAAGCGGGGTTTGAGGTCAGCCGGCGATCAGATCAAAGCCGGAGGTGATTGCAGGTAACGGGAGATGCACCCACCAAAGACTGGGTGGCGCAGCATTTCGTGCTCGTGCGGCGgctggcccagcagggggtTGGGGATGGCGCCGTGGGGGTACGGGAAGCGGGCCAGGTGAGGTCCGGCTGCCAAGGGGTCTACTGCCAGGGGATGAGCCCCCGAACCTGGAGGACACACAAGACATTCACCACCACCTTCTGGGAGTCAGAGTCTTTAGATCAGGACACTCATTTCAAAACAGTTCATCACATATAAAAGCATGCAGCAAGTTACAGATCATCTAAACAGATCTGCTGCTATTCTCCATAGAATCATCCTCTATCATGAAAAATATCACACTTTAGCAGCAATGACACATAAATGTAGAacttcctgacattttattaAGGCTTCTGTTTAAATTCTGACTATTAATCCAAGTGAATCCATATAATGACGAATGACTAAAACACTGATTCATGACAACATTCTCATGAGTTTCTAATCAAAGACTAcagtaaaaacatcaaagcatttCGGACTGTACCAACACGCATGCACATATGCAGGACATTGATTTACCTTGGTGAAGAGGATCTTgctggtgcaggtggaggtgggagtGAATATGCgagtgctggtggtggtgcggcGTGACGTTGAACATCTGCAGACGGGCGATGGGGTCGTTGGCTACCGTGGCCATCCTCTCCGCGTGGAGTCTCTCGGCGGCCAGCCTCTCTGGGTAGGTCATTTCCGGCCGCAGCTGGGGCCCGGCCAGGGCCAGTCGCTCCCGCTCCAACGGGTTCAGGCCCGGGTGCAAAGAGGCGAAGGGGTGCGGTCCGGCCATGTGGGGCAACGTGATGGCCCCGTGCCGAGCAAAGTGCTCCATGGGATTGGTGGAAGGGTGGAGCGTGTCCATCTCCGGAGGCTTAACCTCGAACCCGGGCTTCATGCGTTCCCTCAGTTCCCTCTCGCGGATCTCCCGCTCGCGCATCTCCCGCTCGCGCAGCTCGCGCTCCCGCATGGCCGGGTCGGCGTTGTACAGGCCCGGCATGTGATAGGCCAGAAGCGGGTCCGCGGGGTTGAGCGACACGAAGAAGGGGTGGTTCCGGTTGGTGGGGGACATGACGTGGGGTCGCGCGTACTCGCTGAGAGTGCGGAGGGCGGGGGTGTCGGGCCCGATGTACGGGGGCACGGCTGCGATGGTGGTGGGCGGGCCGTCGAAGGGCGGTCGCATGTGAGCAGGTCCGGCCATCTGGGGCTCACCCATTCTGGGCTCGTGAGAGGAACTGGAGGCTTTCTGTTGGGGGAGAAACATGACGTTCATGAACACATGAAAAGAATCAACACCCGGGGGCGTAAATAAAGGAGCCGGCCAGACTCACCGCCGCGcgctctgcttccttttctcGCTCCCGCTCTCGCTCCCGCTCCTTTTCCCtttctcgctccctctccttttcctcccggGCTTTCTGTTCTGCCTCCCTTTTGGCCTTCTCCAGGGCCTCTTCCCTTTTCTTGGCCAGTTTGGACGAAGCGAGGGGGGTGAAGTAGAAATCCGTCCTTGCACAGGAGTTGTAACCTCTGTCCAGGTGTTTGTAGAACCTTCATCCAGGGCAGAAAGGAAACAGAGGCACATTTCATTTTGACAGTTAAGCTCGTCGTTATATTAAGCTTCAATTTTGAAGCATGAATGGCTTATGCTGGTCTATTATTCTGAAGGAAATAAAACCCCTTGGCACCTTCTCAACGATCACGTTTGTATTAAAATTCTCATTATTATTCATCAGCTGTCTTGGAAGAAAGAAACACGGCTCCAAACGCTCATATGCCTCGGTGTGCTCACACCTCAGTGTGATTTATCATCATCCTCTTTCTTCCTTGATCATTTTGAAGCCATCATTCACTCAGAGCTCAAGGCTACTTGTGGCCTTGAACGCCTGTTTTGCTGTgaacatttgatttgtttcctgCTTCAAAGCCTTAAAAGCTGAGAACAGACACTCTTTGTTGTTGAACGTGTGCGAGCTAATCAGCGTCCCCAGGCTGTGGGGCGAGCGCAGCAGCGGATGCTCGATGAATAACAGATtttagcaggtgtgtgttttgcttctcTTACGTACCGCGCTGACTGGCTGGCGTGGCTGGGCGTATTGACGATGGTAGGTTCTGGAGAGGGGCTTctctgggggggtggagggctCTCTGGCTCTTCTGACTCATCCAGAGGTTCTTCTTTGATGTGAATGGGAGGGAGCACGGGGCCCGGACCAGCGCAGCTGACCGTAGCGGGCAGCGgcatggagatggaggaggatgtggCGGCGGAAGAGGGAGGCTGTATGCCAGACATGGCGTTTGATGAAGACGGGGGAGGGCCGCTGGCAGGTAGGACTGTGCTGAAAGGATGGGTGGCAAATGGTGGCTGGGGAGGTCCGTTCGGGTgcgaggctgctgctgcagaaggcgGCAGAGGCGGCGCTGAAGGAGGCTGATGGCTCGCTGAAGGCGGAAGGCTCTGTGACTGAGTAAGGACCGGGGGCTGGGCGGGgggaggctggagctgctgcccctgAGGCATGAGCTGGAGGGGAGGCGGGTGTGCTGATGGAGGATGGTGGGTGGATAAAGAGCTGAGAGGCTTGAgggcaggaggtggaggcaaGTTTGAAGGCATCTGTGGAAACGGAGGTGCTGACACGTGGGCCGGGTGTTTGTGTGACTGTGGGTTTGGTATCTGAGAGATTGGTGTGGTTGGTGGGGGCTTGATGTGAGGCATGGACATCGGGGCGGGGGGCAGCGGCTGCTCCCTGGGCGGCTGGCCTCCGCTCGGAGCGGACGACTGCGAAGGAGGCGTGTGAGATCTCTGCTGCGATTGGCCAGGGACTGGCAGGGGCGGGACCTGACACTGACCGAAACCCTGAGGGGCCACGGAGTGAGGGTGGGGCATGTGAGGGGGGCCCGACTGCAGCGGGTGCGGCATAGGAGGCATGGGTCCATGATGCGGGCTGGGTAACGACTGCGGTGGCACTGGCGGACAGGGGGGTGGAGCCTGAGTCATGGGCGAATGTGGAGAAGGAAGCCTTTGTGGGTGGAGGGATGCTCCTGATTGGATAAGAGACAGCGGGCTCGCCTGGGGCAGAGGCTGGGGAGGTAGAGTTGTGGACGCTGCCGTCGGGGAAACCTGCGGGGGCAGCGAAGGGGCTGAGGTTGCCGGTGGAGGCGGAGCGGCGGAGGATGCCGACGTGCCCGGTTGACACTGGATGACCGGAGGGTGCtggctctgcaggagctgctgctgctgctgctgctgctgggccgaAGAGTCCGAGTCGCTCTCGTTGTCGCGGGGGCTGGGGATGCTGGGCGAGGAGCTGCGGTTGTCTTGGTCAATGTCTTTAGGGTCACTGCTCAGCTCCTCGTTGATACTCCGCCCGTCGGAGCTCTcgccctctccttctccctcgcCCTCGCATTCTGATGGCGAGTCTGGCCGACTCAACTCCTGagacacagagggggggggttacataCACAAACACCACATCTTTTGGGCGCATGTGCACAACAAACCACAGCCAACTCACTTGTGTCTTGGACTTTTTGGCATTTGCCCTCTCAGGCTCCTCGGTGTCAGAGGCTCCTTTCTCTCGCTGACGTTTGGCACTCTTCATGGGTGAGGGAGCCTCCTCTTTAATCTTCTGTGGAGCACAGACAGCAGACTTCACATGCTATTGCTTTCTGATGTGGCGACACCAGCACCCTGAACAGAGATGCACCCCACCTTGCTTGGCTTCTTCATGGACTCCGTCTTGCTGTCGGTGCTGTCTGTACTGGCGGCACTGGGAGACGTGCGTCCGCTGGAGCGCAGGTCCTCGTTGGTAGGTGAGGCTCTGCCATCAGGGCTGGCTGTCTGCTTCTTACGACCACTACGTAGCGTTGACATCTAAACAGAGGAACCGGCAAACATCAGAAATGCACATTGGGAGAAAGGCAGCGTAAACACAAAGCCTCAGCCTATCAGAACTGACCCTGTTCTACCTGCTTACAGGTCTTTATTTAATCTGACTGTTACTCTGCTAGACACTCCTGAAAATCAGAGAGTGGACCGGCTGCAGTACCGAGCCTCGGTTCCGTCGAGTCCTCATGCTATGCTTCCCGCTgagtccatcctcttcctctttgacaGGTTTGAACATAAATGGCGGCGGGTCCACTGGCTTCTCGATGGGGGGCAGCTCGCCGTATTTCTTGAAGTGAATACGGCAGTCTGTGCAGAGCAGAATGTTCTCCCGGCCCCCGTGGTGCCAGTCCTTGGAGGCTGAAGGAAGAAAGAATTTACAGTTAGGAAAAGAAAGAATCTCACACAGCAGATAACAAAAAAAGTCTGATCTCTTCTAATAACGGCAGATTTGTTGGTCGGATGCAAGAACAACATGGCTTGTGCCATATTTACAGCTCAACTCTCTGATATTTACTCGAGTGAGCGCTTCACAGCTCCATTTGTTAGCCACCAGTTGTGATGTGAGATCAGATGGGAGCCAGCTGTGTGGAAGGAGGTGAAAGATAATGAGGAGGAAAGAGCGGGCGAGCGAGCGGGCGAGCGAGCTGTGGACTCTCGTTGGATTTGATTAAATTACTGCCGACATCTTATGATGGCCATCTGTCAGACGCTGCTGTTCTGGGCCGGCTCACGCCGACGGGAACAACACTCGGAGTGAAGGTGCAACCTGGATGTGGCCTTACTGGTCGTGAAGCAGTGGCGGCAGGCGTAGCCCTTCAGCTCCTGTTCGCTGTCCTCGCTGTCAAAGTCATCCTCGCTGGCCGAGCTGAGGTccactggaagacagaaaagacgCGATTGGACAAAACGTTCCGCCACCAGAATAAACTGGTCCCCCTCGCACGGGTCAGACAAACGTACAGAATTCGCTGGAGGGGGGTCGAGAGGGGGTGTTGACGGGAGTTGAAGCAGTTCGGGTCTTGATGCGACGGAAGACGGGCTGGCGGCGGTGTCTGCGGTGAGCTCGGCAGCTGGCTGCCTCTGGGGTCTTCTTCCAGTAGTAGTAGAAGGTAATCAGTTCCCCCTGGAATAAAATAAACGTGGCctggttaaaaaaatacaaataatctAGACGAAGAGTACATTTATTCAGTAGTTGAGATTTGATcatcaaatgtttcatttgatTCTGTGGCTAAGAACTGACTGAATAACTGAaacattagcacattagcagTCAGAGTGAGCGGCCATGTTCCGGCGGATCAGAGTCCATGCCAGGTTTTGGCGCTGGCCGAGCGTGTTTGTGCTGCGGCCCTGTCTGTCCCAGGATTAGGAGGGGAGG is part of the Takifugu flavidus isolate HTHZ2018 chromosome 8, ASM371156v2, whole genome shotgun sequence genome and encodes:
- the rerea gene encoding arginine-glutamic acid dipeptide repeats protein isoform X1, whose protein sequence is MTADKEKEREKERDRDRDRDKREAGKSRRQDGDRGDRESESSRPRRSCTLEGGAKNYAESEHSEDEDNDNGSTGGGSGTAEEAGKKGKKKTPKKKARYERTENGEITSFITEDDIVYRPGDCVYIESRRPNTPYFICSIQDFKLSKRDHLLMNVKWYYRQSEVPDSVYQHLVQDRNNENDSGRELVITDPVVRSRELFISDYVDTYHAAALRGKCNISHFSDIFAAREFKARIDSFFYILGYNPETRRLNSTQGEIRVGPSHQAKLPELQPFPTPGGQAVTENEELVWMPGVNDCDLLMYLRAARSMAAFAGMCDGGSTEDGCLAASRDDTTLNALNTLHESNYDAGKALQRLVKKPVPKLIEKCWSEDEVKRFIKGLRQFGKNFFRIRKELLPNKETGELITFYYYWKKTPEAASCRAHRRHRRQPVFRRIKTRTASTPVNTPSRPPSSEFLDLSSASEDDFDSEDSEQELKGYACRHCFTTTSKDWHHGGRENILLCTDCRIHFKKYGELPPIEKPVDPPPFMFKPVKEEEDGLSGKHSMRTRRNRGSMSTLRSGRKKQTASPDGRASPTNEDLRSSGRTSPSAASTDSTDSKTESMKKPSKKIKEEAPSPMKSAKRQREKGASDTEEPERANAKKSKTQELSRPDSPSECEGEGEGEGESSDGRSINEELSSDPKDIDQDNRSSSPSIPSPRDNESDSDSSAQQQQQQQQLLQSQHPPVIQCQPGTSASSAAPPPPATSAPSLPPQVSPTAASTTLPPQPLPQASPLSLIQSGASLHPQRLPSPHSPMTQAPPPCPPVPPQSLPSPHHGPMPPMPHPLQSGPPHMPHPHSVAPQGFGQCQVPPLPVPGQSQQRSHTPPSQSSAPSGGQPPREQPLPPAPMSMPHIKPPPTTPISQIPNPQSHKHPAHVSAPPFPQMPSNLPPPPALKPLSSLSTHHPPSAHPPPLQLMPQGQQLQPPPAQPPVLTQSQSLPPSASHQPPSAPPLPPSAAAASHPNGPPQPPFATHPFSTVLPASGPPPSSSNAMSGIQPPSSAATSSSISMPLPATVSCAGPGPVLPPIHIKEEPLDESEEPESPPPPQRSPSPEPTIVNTPSHASQSARFYKHLDRGYNSCARTDFYFTPLASSKLAKKREEALEKAKREAEQKAREEKEREREREKEREREREREKEAERAAKASSSSHEPRMGEPQMAGPAHMRPPFDGPPTTIAAVPPYIGPDTPALRTLSEYARPHVMSPTNRNHPFFVSLNPADPLLAYHMPGLYNADPAMRERELREREMREREIRERELRERMKPGFEVKPPEMDTLHPSTNPMEHFARHGAITLPHMAGPHPFASLHPGLNPLERERLALAGPQLRPEMTYPERLAAERLHAERMATVANDPIARLQMFNVTPHHHQHSHIHSHLHLHQQDPLHQGGGECLVCPPGSGAHPLAVDPLAAGPHLARFPYPHGAIPNPLLGQPPHEHEMLRHPVFGTPYPRELPGGLPPPMSAAHQLQAMHAQSAELQRLAMEQQWLHGHHPMHGGPLPGQEDYYSRLKKESDKQL
- the rerea gene encoding arginine-glutamic acid dipeptide repeats protein isoform X2; the encoded protein is MTADKEKEREKERDRDRDRDKREAGKSRRQDGDRGDRESESSRPRRSCTLEGGAKNYAESEHSEDEDNDNGSTGGGSGTAEEAGKKGKKKTPKKKARYERTENGEITSFITEDDIVYRPGDCVYIESRRPNTPYFICSIQDFKLSKRDHLLMNVKWYYRQSEVPDSVYQHLVQDRNNENDSGRELVITDPVVRSRELFISDYVDTYHAAALRGKCNISHFSDIFAAREFKARIDSFFYILGYNPETRRLNSTQGEIRVGPSHQAKLPELQPFPTPGGQAVTENEELVWMPGVNDCDLLMYLRAARSMAAFAGMCDGGSTEDGCLAASRDDTTLNALNTLHESNYDAGKALQRLVKKPVPKLIEKCWSEDEVKRFIKGLRQFGKNFFRIRKELLPNKETGELITFYYYWKKTPEAASCRAHRRHRRQPVFRRIKTRTASTPVNTPSRPPSSEFLDLSSASEDDFDSEDSEQELKGYACRHCFTTTSKDWHHGGRENILLCTDCRIHFKKYGELPPIEKPVDPPPFMFKPVKEEEDGLSGKHSMRTRRNRGSMSTLRSGRKKQTASPDGRASPTNEDLRSSGRTSPSAASTDSTDSKTESMKKPSKIKEEAPSPMKSAKRQREKGASDTEEPERANAKKSKTQELSRPDSPSECEGEGEGEGESSDGRSINEELSSDPKDIDQDNRSSSPSIPSPRDNESDSDSSAQQQQQQQQLLQSQHPPVIQCQPGTSASSAAPPPPATSAPSLPPQVSPTAASTTLPPQPLPQASPLSLIQSGASLHPQRLPSPHSPMTQAPPPCPPVPPQSLPSPHHGPMPPMPHPLQSGPPHMPHPHSVAPQGFGQCQVPPLPVPGQSQQRSHTPPSQSSAPSGGQPPREQPLPPAPMSMPHIKPPPTTPISQIPNPQSHKHPAHVSAPPFPQMPSNLPPPPALKPLSSLSTHHPPSAHPPPLQLMPQGQQLQPPPAQPPVLTQSQSLPPSASHQPPSAPPLPPSAAAASHPNGPPQPPFATHPFSTVLPASGPPPSSSNAMSGIQPPSSAATSSSISMPLPATVSCAGPGPVLPPIHIKEEPLDESEEPESPPPPQRSPSPEPTIVNTPSHASQSARFYKHLDRGYNSCARTDFYFTPLASSKLAKKREEALEKAKREAEQKAREEKEREREREKEREREREREKEAERAAKASSSSHEPRMGEPQMAGPAHMRPPFDGPPTTIAAVPPYIGPDTPALRTLSEYARPHVMSPTNRNHPFFVSLNPADPLLAYHMPGLYNADPAMRERELREREMREREIRERELRERMKPGFEVKPPEMDTLHPSTNPMEHFARHGAITLPHMAGPHPFASLHPGLNPLERERLALAGPQLRPEMTYPERLAAERLHAERMATVANDPIARLQMFNVTPHHHQHSHIHSHLHLHQQDPLHQGGGECLVCPPGSGAHPLAVDPLAAGPHLARFPYPHGAIPNPLLGQPPHEHEMLRHPVFGTPYPRELPGGLPPPMSAAHQLQAMHAQSAELQRLAMEQQWLHGHHPMHGGPLPGQEDYYSRLKKESDKQL
- the rerea gene encoding arginine-glutamic acid dipeptide repeats protein isoform X3 — encoded protein: MTADKEKEREKERDRDRDRDKREAGKSRRQDGDRGDRESESSRPRRSCTLEGGAKNYAESEHSEDEDNDNGSTGGGSGTAEEAGKKGKKKTPKKKARYERTENGEITSFITEDDIVYRPGDCVYIESRRPNTPYFICSIQDFKLSKRDHLLMNVKWYYRQSEVPDSVYQHLVQDRNNENDSGRELVITDPVVRSRELFISDYVDTYHAAALRGKCNISHFSDIFAAREFKARIDSFFYILGYNPETRRLNSTQGEIRVGPSHQAKLPELQPFPTPGGQAVTENEELVWMPGVNDCDLLMYLRAARSMAAFAGMCDGGSTEDGCLAASRDDTTLNALNTLHESNYDAGKALQRLVKKPVPKLIEKCWSEDEVKRFIKGLRQFGKNFFRIRKELLPNKETGELITFYYYWKKTPEAASCRAHRRHRRQPVFRRIKTRTASTPVNTPSRPPSSEFLDLSSASEDDFDSEDSEQELKGYACRHCFTTTSKDWHHGGRENILLCTDCRIHFKKYGELPPIEKPVDPPPFMFKPVKEEEDGLSGKHSMRTRRNRGSMSTLRSGRKKQTASPDGRASPTNEDLRSSGRTSPSAASTDSTDSKTESMKKPSKKIKEEAPSPMKSAKRQREKGASDTEEPERANAKKSKTQELSRPDSPSECEGEGEGEGESSDGRSINEELSSDPKDIDQDNRSSSPSIPSPRDNESDSDSSAQQQQQQQQLLQSQHPPVIQCQPGTSASSAAPPPPATSAPSLPPQVSPTAASTTLPPQPLPQASPLSLIQSGASLHPQRLPSPHSPMTQAPPPCPPVPPQSLPSPHHGPMPPMPHPLQSGPPHMPHPHSVAPQGFGQCQVPPLPVPGQSQQRSHTPPSQSSAPSGGQPPREQPLPPAPMSMPHIKPPPTTPISQIPNPQSHKHPAHVSAPPFPQMPSNLPPPPALKPLSSLSTHHPPSAHPPPLQLMPQGQQLQPPPAQPPVLTQSQSLPPSASHQPPSAPPLPPSAAAASHPNGPPQPPFATHPFSTVLPASGPPPSSSNAMSGIQPPSSAATSSSISMPLPATVSCAGPGPVLPPIHIKEEPLDESEEPESPPPPQRSPSPEPTIVNTPSHASQSARFYKHLDRGYNSCARTDFYFTPLASSKLAKKREEALEKAKREAEQKAREEKEREREREKEREREREREKEAERAAKASSSSHEPRMGEPQMAGPAHMRPPFDGPPTTIAAVPPYIGPDTPALRTLSEYARPHVMSPTNRNHPFFVSLNPADPLLAYHMPGLYNADPAMRERELREREMREREIRERELRERMKPGFEVKPPEMDTLHPSTNPMEHFARHGAITLPHMAGPHPFASLHPGLNPLERERLALAGPQLRPEMTYPERLAAERLHAERMATVANDPIARLQMFNVTPHHHQHSHIHSHLHLHQQDPLHQGSGAHPLAVDPLAAGPHLARFPYPHGAIPNPLLGQPPHEHEMLRHPVFGTPYPRELPGGLPPPMSAAHQLQAMHAQSAELQRLAMEQQWLHGHHPMHGGPLPGQEDYYSRLKKESDKQL
- the rerea gene encoding arginine-glutamic acid dipeptide repeats protein isoform X5; translated protein: MSDMDDLFSPRRRLNSTQGEIRVGPSHQAKLPELQPFPTPGGQAVTENEELVWMPGVNDCDLLMYLRAARSMAAFAGMCDGGSTEDGCLAASRDDTTLNALNTLHESNYDAGKALQRLVKKPVPKLIEKCWSEDEVKRFIKGLRQFGKNFFRIRKELLPNKETGELITFYYYWKKTPEAASCRAHRRHRRQPVFRRIKTRTASTPVNTPSRPPSSEFLDLSSASEDDFDSEDSEQELKGYACRHCFTTTSKDWHHGGRENILLCTDCRIHFKKYGELPPIEKPVDPPPFMFKPVKEEEDGLSGKHSMRTRRNRGSMSTLRSGRKKQTASPDGRASPTNEDLRSSGRTSPSAASTDSTDSKTESMKKPSKKIKEEAPSPMKSAKRQREKGASDTEEPERANAKKSKTQELSRPDSPSECEGEGEGEGESSDGRSINEELSSDPKDIDQDNRSSSPSIPSPRDNESDSDSSAQQQQQQQQLLQSQHPPVIQCQPGTSASSAAPPPPATSAPSLPPQVSPTAASTTLPPQPLPQASPLSLIQSGASLHPQRLPSPHSPMTQAPPPCPPVPPQSLPSPHHGPMPPMPHPLQSGPPHMPHPHSVAPQGFGQCQVPPLPVPGQSQQRSHTPPSQSSAPSGGQPPREQPLPPAPMSMPHIKPPPTTPISQIPNPQSHKHPAHVSAPPFPQMPSNLPPPPALKPLSSLSTHHPPSAHPPPLQLMPQGQQLQPPPAQPPVLTQSQSLPPSASHQPPSAPPLPPSAAAASHPNGPPQPPFATHPFSTVLPASGPPPSSSNAMSGIQPPSSAATSSSISMPLPATVSCAGPGPVLPPIHIKEEPLDESEEPESPPPPQRSPSPEPTIVNTPSHASQSARFYKHLDRGYNSCARTDFYFTPLASSKLAKKREEALEKAKREAEQKAREEKEREREREKEREREREREKEAERAAKASSSSHEPRMGEPQMAGPAHMRPPFDGPPTTIAAVPPYIGPDTPALRTLSEYARPHVMSPTNRNHPFFVSLNPADPLLAYHMPGLYNADPAMRERELREREMREREIRERELRERMKPGFEVKPPEMDTLHPSTNPMEHFARHGAITLPHMAGPHPFASLHPGLNPLERERLALAGPQLRPEMTYPERLAAERLHAERMATVANDPIARLQMFNVTPHHHQHSHIHSHLHLHQQDPLHQGSGAHPLAVDPLAAGPHLARFPYPHGAIPNPLLGQPPHEHEMLRHPVFGTPYPRELPGGLPPPMSAAHQLQAMHAQSAELQRLAMEQQWLHGHHPMHGGPLPGQEDYYSRLKKESDKQL
- the rerea gene encoding arginine-glutamic acid dipeptide repeats protein isoform X4; translation: MSDMDDLFSPRRRLNSTQGEIRVGPSHQAKLPELQPFPTPGGQAVTENEELVWMPGVNDCDLLMYLRAARSMAAFAGMCDGGSTEDGCLAASRDDTTLNALNTLHESNYDAGKALQRLVKKPVPKLIEKCWSEDEVKRFIKGLRQFGKNFFRIRKELLPNKETGELITFYYYWKKTPEAASCRAHRRHRRQPVFRRIKTRTASTPVNTPSRPPSSEFLDLSSASEDDFDSEDSEQELKGYACRHCFTTTSKDWHHGGRENILLCTDCRIHFKKYGELPPIEKPVDPPPFMFKPVKEEEDGLSGKHSMRTRRNRGSMSTLRSGRKKQTASPDGRASPTNEDLRSSGRTSPSAASTDSTDSKTESMKKPSKKIKEEAPSPMKSAKRQREKGASDTEEPERANAKKSKTQELSRPDSPSECEGEGEGEGESSDGRSINEELSSDPKDIDQDNRSSSPSIPSPRDNESDSDSSAQQQQQQQQLLQSQHPPVIQCQPGTSASSAAPPPPATSAPSLPPQVSPTAASTTLPPQPLPQASPLSLIQSGASLHPQRLPSPHSPMTQAPPPCPPVPPQSLPSPHHGPMPPMPHPLQSGPPHMPHPHSVAPQGFGQCQVPPLPVPGQSQQRSHTPPSQSSAPSGGQPPREQPLPPAPMSMPHIKPPPTTPISQIPNPQSHKHPAHVSAPPFPQMPSNLPPPPALKPLSSLSTHHPPSAHPPPLQLMPQGQQLQPPPAQPPVLTQSQSLPPSASHQPPSAPPLPPSAAAASHPNGPPQPPFATHPFSTVLPASGPPPSSSNAMSGIQPPSSAATSSSISMPLPATVSCAGPGPVLPPIHIKEEPLDESEEPESPPPPQRSPSPEPTIVNTPSHASQSARFYKHLDRGYNSCARTDFYFTPLASSKLAKKREEALEKAKREAEQKAREEKEREREREKEREREREREKEAERAAKASSSSHEPRMGEPQMAGPAHMRPPFDGPPTTIAAVPPYIGPDTPALRTLSEYARPHVMSPTNRNHPFFVSLNPADPLLAYHMPGLYNADPAMRERELREREMREREIRERELRERMKPGFEVKPPEMDTLHPSTNPMEHFARHGAITLPHMAGPHPFASLHPGLNPLERERLALAGPQLRPEMTYPERLAAERLHAERMATVANDPIARLQMFNVTPHHHQHSHIHSHLHLHQQDPLHQGGGECLVCPPGSGAHPLAVDPLAAGPHLARFPYPHGAIPNPLLGQPPHEHEMLRHPVFGTPYPRELPGGLPPPMSAAHQLQAMHAQSAELQRLAMEQQWLHGHHPMHGGPLPGQEDYYSRLKKESDKQL